The Vespula vulgaris chromosome 10, iyVesVulg1.1, whole genome shotgun sequence nucleotide sequence ttcttacaaattatttacaaatttccTTTATTATGATTTTCTATATCATTGAATTCGATCAAAAATCATGAAATTGCTCGTTGACATTAATTTAACGTAATATCGTTGTCacgatacatatatcgtaCACTCTCGCTATCATTGTACTACTTTGACTTTTCTCATTATTGCCATATAATCATATTCGAATGACAAAGTATTTTAGGAATATTATAGGACATATGCATGTCTCcattaaatcaaaatatttctatcaatTATGCcctttttaaacttttttttgtcttatttCTTGAATGTTATTGAATAGGTTAAGTgaattcgaaaataatatattaacttttGTTATTCGCAATTTAacttccttcttatttttatatactttatagaattattaattagtatGTTTATACATAAACACGATTAAAGTTCATTGcatttaaatgttaaatttcTTGTTTAGTTggattgttttctttttttcatcttccaatattatagttatatatagttcctatataaatttatgatagtTCACATGTAATGTAAGTTTATGATTTGATTTGAcagaaaaatcaatataaaactTAAAAAGTCTGTGCtcagtatagtatatattgtaATGTATGTCAGATACATTGCTtcgtactatatatatgttggtactttagaataataatatttataaatatttaagaaatatcttAAATGAGAAATATCTTAAGTTCTTAATATAAAGATAagtataaataagaaaatttgttaatttataacCTTAATATGGGACAATTGTTGCTATAACAACAaggaagtaaataaaatttgaagttTAAAATTTTACTATCTTTAGAGAGAACTGCAATTTTGTCTTTTAGGTAATAAAGCTTCAATACGTAAGATGTAATGCGTAAGCATTGATACAAACAGGTAAAATTTGCATTGGgagaaattgtataatattgaataaatatatgagtGTTCAAGAGGATAAATTATGTTGTCAATGTTACAtgtgttattctttttcattggaTCATATTCCGTTAAGTAAAACTAATATatgattatgaaatattttcatatttcagtttttaataaatttttcttaatatttaaattttctttcatatatattaaactttttatatcttatgttgttatattcattttgattatatcattgaaatatttatggttatgtatttattataatgatgttttataataaatttgcatAATACAGATAGATccattgattattaaaaataaattcatctaATGCATATTTATACAATTCAATTAAGGAAAAAACGCAATAAGGaggaaaattaaattgtaagaaaaagaaaacaaagaaatgtCAAATTTAAGAATCTATTTAATCGTATTGAAGCAGTACAGATGGTAAAGGAAAACATTCATGGtgaaataaacatgaataGTGCAAATACCTTTCTTATTACCAATACCCCTGTGAGAAAGTGTATCTATTATACATTCATTTaacttatattataaaaatgtattgtgtgatttttataattgtaacttttaaaaatatgttgcACAAGgaagttaaaaattaaaaatttaactaaaaaatttaacataaaattctaaaaatttaattgtatcaTAGTATTTGTTGTATAtcgtaatttttgtattatagaCGACTATGGATGAAAAGTATGTAGAAACTATTTGGACCTTACTTAAAAATGCCATCCAAGaaatacagaagaaaaataactcTGGTCTTAGTTTTGAAGAATTATATCGAAATGCATATACTATGGTTTTGCATAAGTATGGTGAACGCCTTTATACAGGATTAAAAGAAGTTGTAACTCAACATCTTGAAAATAAAGTACGAGATGATGTTTTATATTCCCTTCATAATAACTTTTTACAAACATTAAATCAAGCATGGAATGATCACACAACTTCAATGGTAATGATCAGGgatattttaatgtatatgGATAGAGTTTATGTACAACAAAATGATGTGGACAACGTATATAATTTAGGACTTATAATATTTCGAGATCAGGTAATACTTTTATAGCCATATGTAatgttttataacaaaatgatttccttaatgaaatttttgtaaGTAAAAGGATATGTTATAGGTGGTTAGATATGGATGTGTAAGAGATCATCTGAGAGATACATTATTAGGTATGGTGTCAAGAGAACGACATGGTGAAGTTGTTGATAGaattgcaataaaaaatgCATGTCATATGTTAATGTTGCTTGGCATTAATAGTCGTCAAGTTTATGAAGAAGATTTTGAAAGGCCTTTTTTACAACAAAGTGCAGAATTTTACAGAGTAAGTAtccataaaattatatttgatgaCCTTCTTAtaactcttttatttataaaaattatattaaaaaaaagttatatcttCTTAATGTCTTTTCTAGATTGAATCTCAAAAGTTTTTAGCAGAAAATAGTGCAtctgtttatataaaaaaagtagaagcAAGAATTTATGAAGAATCAGAAAGAGCGAAACACTATTTAGATGAATCTACAGAACCACGGATAGTTGAAGTTGTGGAAGAAGAACTAATCAAAATCCATATGAAGACAATTGTTgaggtatatttattttgtttattaatgtGAATAAAAAACATCTTGAtacttttattgttattaacagATGGAGAATAGTGGTGTTGTACACATGCTTAAAAATCAGAAAACAGAGGACCTTAgttgtatgtataaattattttcaagagtGACAGATGGTTTACGTACAGTTTTTGACTGTGTATCTCAGTTCCTTAAAGAACGAGGACGTGCTATGGTTCAAGAGGAGCATGAATCAACAACAAATGCTGTGCTCTTTGTACAAAATTTATTGGACTTAAAAGATCGTTTtgatcattttcttcattattcattcaataatgATAAACTTTTCAAACAAATGATATCTTCAGATTTTGAATACTTCCTCAATTTAAATACTAAAAGTCCAGaatatttatctctatttatagatgataaattaaaaaaaggttCTAAAGGGGTCAGTTTTGTCTTACATTGTTTCTatagattttttaatgataatgattctaaaatatgaaataattataaaattttagatGACTGAACAAGAAATTGAAGGAATCCTGGATAAAACTATGGTTTTATTTAGATTTCTTCAAGAGAAAGATGTTTTTGAACGGTACTATAAACAACATCTAGCAAAACGTCtccttttaaataaatcagtATCAGATGATAGTGAAAAAAACATGATATCCAAACTTaaggtattaaaaatataataactaaattaattttaatgattttattattattattattattattattattattattattattattattattaaataagtaaatattatttattttaataatcgtttatatattgCAAAAGTCATGCGTATATTTAAAACTTCtaataagaagaaacagtattttgtataaaaatatgtgtTGAAACTTTCacaatagaatattatttaaatgaaaatattatctttgaaattttcattctatataaattatcagtCTTCAAATGTATctaatatatgtttttttgtaatttatgattattatagaCTGAATGTGGATGTCAATTTACATCCAAATTGGAAGGCATGTTTAAGGATATAACAGTTAGTAATACTATTATGGACGAATTTAAGGATAACGTTCTTACTTCTGGGGTAagatttcataaataattttttcaatatttacaaaaaatctaattcgtatcattaatttttgatcAAGTATTTCCTATATCATAGTTttacttgtttttatttacatttctaaGACAAGTTTATATGGTGTGGATATAAGTGTAAGGGTACTCACAACTGGTTTTTGGCCAACACAATCTGCTACTCCTAAGTGTAATTTACCTAGTGCACCAAGAGGTGCATTTGATGCCTTTAGatgtttctatctttctaaacATACAGGACGTCAATTGACACTGCAGCCACAATTAGGTTGGTACTTGGTATTTTGCTAACTTTAGAAAtgattataaacaataaaagataaatactattaatatgaattatttataggaTCTGCAGACCTAAATGCTATATTTAGTGGCccaaggagagaagaaagtagTTGCGGAGGATTAGATACGCCGTCTTCTTCTAATTCCATTGGAAATGGAAATAGCAATGGGAGCAATAGTCTGTTAAGTCAAAGAAGCAGTATATGTGCCAGTACAAGAAAACACATAATTCAAGTTTCAACTTACCAAATGTGTGTTTTGATGCTTTtcaacaaaagagaaagattgacATATGAAGTTAGTATCTAATATAacttttcatttatctatttaattttatttactttttttttatatttatctattttatttatatttatataatataatatattattgtatatattaatataatacgtaatataaatacgatcgtgtatacaaacacatacatatatgtgtttatgtatgtatgtacgtatgtacgtaaatatatatatatatatataaatacattgtgTAGGAAATTCAAGGTGAAACCGATATTCCAGAGAGAGACTTGGTTAGAGCTCTGCAATCTCTTGCAATGGGCAAAGCTACACAGAGGGTGTTACTCAAATACC carries:
- the LOC127066791 gene encoding cullin-3, translating into MMKSSALPKKEGKMRIRAFPTTMDEKYVETIWTLLKNAIQEIQKKNNSGLSFEELYRNAYTMVLHKYGERLYTGLKEVVTQHLENKVRDDVLYSLHNNFLQTLNQAWNDHTTSMVMIRDILMYMDRVYVQQNDVDNVYNLGLIIFRDQVVRYGCVRDHLRDTLLGMVSRERHGEVVDRIAIKNACHMLMLLGINSRQVYEEDFERPFLQQSAEFYRIESQKFLAENSASVYIKKVEARIYEESERAKHYLDESTEPRIVEVVEEELIKIHMKTIVEMENSGVVHMLKNQKTEDLSCMYKLFSRVTDGLRTVFDCVSQFLKERGRAMVQEEHESTTNAVLFVQNLLDLKDRFDHFLHYSFNNDKLFKQMISSDFEYFLNLNTKSPEYLSLFIDDKLKKGSKGMTEQEIEGILDKTMVLFRFLQEKDVFERYYKQHLAKRLLLNKSVSDDSEKNMISKLKTECGCQFTSKLEGMFKDITVSNTIMDEFKDNVLTSGTSLYGVDISVRVLTTGFWPTQSATPKCNLPSAPRGAFDAFRCFYLSKHTGRQLTLQPQLGSADLNAIFSGPRREESSCGGLDTPSSSNSIGNGNSNGSNSLLSQRSSICASTRKHIIQVSTYQMCVLMLFNKRERLTYEEIQGETDIPERDLVRALQSLAMGKATQRVLLKYPRTKEIEPSHYFCVNNSFTSKLHRVKIQTVAAKGESEPERREMRNKVDEDRKHEIEAAIVRIMKARKRMPHNILVTEVTEQLKGRFLPSPVIIKKRIEGLIEREYLARTTEDRKVYTYVA